The nucleotide window GTACGATTCAGGCGGTGTTACTTCTTCTTGAGGAAGTATCGGGGTTGAAGGTAAACTTCAATAAAAGCATGTTGGCAGGTGTTAACATCTCCAATTCATGGTTATTAGAAGCGGCTGCTGTGTTGAATTGCAAAACTGGCTTACTTCCTTTTATGTATTTGGGGTTACCTATTAGTGGTGATGAGAGAAAACTTTGTTTTTGGAAACCTGTGTTGGATCGTATATCTGCTAGAGTGTCGACTTGGAATAATAAGTATTTATCTTCTGGTGGTCGTCTGATTCTTCTGAAGTCTGTCCTATCCTCTCTCccggtttactttctttccttcttcaaggcccCTACAGGTATCATCTCCTCTATcgaatctattttaaaaaaattcttttgggGTGGGTGTGAGGGTTCTAACAAAATTGCCTGGATTAAATGGGATTCTGTTTGTTTACCTTTGAGTCGTGGTGGTTTAGGGGTTCGGAAGTTAGAGGATTTTAATCTGTCTTTAataggtaaatggtgttggaggttgttgGTGGATAAGAATGGTCTGTGGTACAGAGTTTTAAAGGCTCGGTATGGGGAAGTTGGAGGTCGGATTAAGGAGGGAGGTTGACATTCATCTAGGTGGTGGAGAATGATTTGTAGCGTGCGGGATGGTAGTGGGTTGTTGGTAGGAAGTTGGTTTGTTGATAATATTAGGCGGGTGGTAGGTAACGGTCGTAATACCTTTTTCTGGTCCGATAATTGGTTGGGTGATGTTCCTTTAAAAATTCAGTTTAGTCGTCTTTTTGATTTAGCTGTTAATAAGGAGTGTTCGGTGGAGGATATGGAGAGAGCGGGGTGGGCCGCGGGTGGAGGTGGTTGGGTGTGGAGGCGTCGTTTATTTGCTTGGGAGGAGGATGGTGTGAGGGACTGTGTCAATTTGTtacataacattgttttgcaggataaTATTCAGGACCAGTGGAGGTGGTTACTCGATCCTATTCATGGTTATACGGTTAAGGGGACTTATTGTTTCTTAACTAATATGGAGGTTCAGGTAACTGGTGGTGTAGGTCTTGATGTGTGGCATAAATGTGTTCCGTCCAAGGTGTCTGTGTTTGCTTGGTGTCTTCTTCAAGATAGAGTTGCTACTCGCGCAAATTTGGTGCGTCGTCGTGTGTTACAAGTTGCTGATAATTTGTGTGTTGGTGGATGCGGCTATCCTGAGACGGCGGACCATCTTTTTGTACAGTGTACTTCCTTTGGGAGGGTCTGATATCTTGTGTGTCATTGGGTTGGTATCCCTTGTGTTTTTCAGGGTTCGGTAACACAACACTTTTTTCAGTTTAGTCAGATGGCAGGTATGACGCGTGCTTCTCACGATTATTTGAAGATTATTTGGTTGGCTTGTGTTTGGGCAATCTGGAAGGAGAGAAATAATTGTGTCTTCAACAATTTGGTTAGCGATCCTCTTACCATTGTTGAAAGAGTGAAgctgttttttttcctttggcTTTCGTCCAATGTGGCTAGTTTTCCGTTCGGTTTTCATGATTGGTGGCGATATCCACGGTTTTGTATGGGTATCATGTAAtcttttttagctttcaactTTTTGGTCTTTCTTGTTTTGGCATCGTTACTAGGTGCTTTTTGTTTGTAACAGACGTTGGGTGTTTTCTCActttagcacaccttgtgcggggtgAATCACCTTTCTTTTGagcaatatattccattttgatttgttcaaaaaaataacatcataccaattatttaaaattgaagtcGCTATTGTACTTCAATTATTCAGCTATTATACTtcaattattcatttatttaaatccTCTCATACAACAGTTACACACATTATTTTGAGTGGACAACAAAATATATTACTAATACATTCCAAAACCCTATATATTATTTGTGATCAACTTCCTTATTATAAATAAACTGGACATAATATAACTTattaaacattaaatatatttatcataatttatttctttgttttgcAAAAGCTCTACTACTTAGTATGGTGGGATTGTTGGTGCAACTGGAGGTTCAACTGTGAGTTTCATGGCTTCAGAGGATTCTGGTGATGTAGCTACGAATTTTCCAGAATGCAATGGTCCTGGTGCAGCAATTCCAGAGCTTTTGATCTCAGCCATTTCTCGACGAGCATTAGCACCTTGAGCCTCACACAACTTGGGAAGAAACACACCTAtacataattaaaagaaaattcaatatgtttttagtaATGCAAATCAAGATTGAGAAATTTAAGCatcatttgattcaaattaatttaaagGCTTTGATCTTATTtaacaattaaaatatgtaaaattatAATTCATGAAAATAATGATGGTATATACCAAGGTTGATAATATCGAgattttttactcaaaaaaaaaaatcaagattttGTTTCACGTCGAATGGGAGGAGCAAAATCGAAattcgtaaaatcgcaatcaaaattgaTGGATTCTACCAAAtcaaaaataatgataaatatatgttataaatcgTATATAGTGCTAAATAACTCAGTATAAAGTCCACaaaatacatatacataaatgactacaaacaaaaataatgttaaatattgtgtcaaaaataaataaaaataacgttaaatatatgttataaattgtaTATTGTCGTAAATGATCCAgtttcttaccaaaaaaaaatgatccagTTTAAAGTTCACAAAATACTTGTacataaatgactaaaaaaatggataaaatccttcaaaattctttaaaattataaaattttgtatgGATTTCACGATTTTGTGTGATTTTGAAGCAATTTTACTAGGATTTTGTCATTTTTGGGATTATGCTATGGGTTTCAGTCGTTGAAGGTGAATAAAGTTGCAAAATGCTGGATTTTAGATTTTGTTAGTTTTAGGATTCTGCTATGGATTTGAGTCATTGAAGGTGAATAAAGTTGCAAAATGCTGGATTTTAGATTTTGTCAGTTTTGGGATTCTGCTATGGATTTGAGTCGTTGAAGGTGAATAAAGATGCAAAATTCTGGATTTTAGGATTTAAGTCGGGATTTTGACAGCAATGGTATatacaataaattaattttagaaagatgtataaaaataaaactcttaTTAATATTGTTCAATATATGTGTACCTTCACCAGCAGCAAGGTTGAAGTAGAGATCAACAATGTTGGGACAACTTTTGTAACACTGAGGAGAACAAAGGTTTTTTGTGAAACTAGATTCAAGAAGAGAATCAGATGATATTCCAAAGGATTTTCTGTCCAAACCACAAGACTTAATACATTGGTCACTTTCAATATGGTCCTTTAATTTATCAGCTTCAATCTCTGATGTTCTACATGTATATTTTTCTTCACCATTTCTCTTAACATGCTTCTCAAGAACACAACGTTTTCCTGCATATGACACTGCAAATGCGCATGTGTCTTGGTTCAAATTCTCACATTCTATGCCTCCTGCAATATTAATTTCACCACATATTACAGATCTATATGAACAAAaccattattttagaaatatttgatttttttttttatcttaagaTATACTCTGGTtactattataagaaaaaaatcactttttagattcatttaacaaatgatgtatgtagtctatatgtgaaccacatacatcaatttattgaatgaacctaaaaagtcaacttttacttataatagtgaccggagggattatatactaaaaaataaaacttcctgagtcacatttataaatcaattttgtttattcaattttaCTAAGAATAACGATGTATATAGACTATATTATAGTCCAAATACATAAGTTTTTCAATGAGTCTGAAAACAACAAAGctacttataaatgtgatcggatgaattaattaacatcaacaattaaagataaaaatataaattcatatttGACTTTTCGTCACTAAACTTAATGAGAGAATTAGAGACAGATTTTATGCTTTTGCTAATTCAATTTTTCTATGTTAAAAAGAGAGGATATATAATTTATTGCTACATTTCTCTTCTTCAAGTTTAGTTATCTAGAAGTCATTCTCAACTTCTATGAATTAATTCAAGTCAAATAAGGTGAAAATCACCATCAAAactatcaaaattcaaaactcttcctttgtttaacaattttctatTTCCAGCATTTCAATTCAAAACTTTACTAAagataattgaatttatttatttttaatatgaaagTATTTAATTTTGAGACACACACCTCCATGtaccactactaaaaaaacaaaaattagtgagagAAATTTTGTaagggaaaacgtgaaatcccact belongs to Medicago truncatula cultivar Jemalong A17 chromosome 6, MtrunA17r5.0-ANR, whole genome shotgun sequence and includes:
- the LOC25497091 gene encoding uncharacterized protein — encoded protein: MRNLVIVAFVFFVAVEGTLGGIECENLNQDTCAFAVSYAGKRCVLEKHVKRNGEEKYTCRTSEIEADKLKDHIESDQCIKSCGLDRKSFGISSDSLLESSFTKNLCSPQCYKSCPNIVDLYFNLAAGEGVFLPKLCEAQGANARREMAEIKSSGIAAPGPLHSGKFVATSPESSEAMKLTVEPPVAPTIPPY